A region from the Variovorax paradoxus genome encodes:
- a CDS encoding IclR family transcriptional regulator yields MSTDKNDSSLSASDAESRADRSDTVSALERGISVLRCFSEARPVLGHADIARMTGIPRPTVNRLVATLLSLGMLKAAQVADRFMLGPGVVSLSRVFLGSLDVRAAARPSMQAMAEEVGASVYLAIRDGMEMVLIEACRPRSSMLSARLDVGSRAPLANSALGRAYLSALPEAQRNQLVDSMRLLRGPEWDSIAPGMTRAIGEARRLGYCLSLGEFHREINSVSVPLIGPDGEVMALNGGGAAFVFTEERLRNELAPRLHDIALTIARDIGGHVPTPLPG; encoded by the coding sequence ATGTCCACTGACAAAAACGACAGCTCTCTTTCCGCATCTGACGCCGAGTCGCGCGCCGACCGTTCGGACACCGTGAGCGCGCTGGAGCGCGGCATCTCGGTGCTGCGCTGCTTCAGCGAGGCGCGCCCCGTGCTCGGCCATGCCGACATCGCGCGCATGACCGGCATCCCGCGGCCGACCGTCAACCGGCTCGTCGCCACGCTGCTCTCGCTGGGCATGCTCAAGGCCGCGCAGGTGGCCGACCGCTTCATGCTCGGGCCGGGCGTGGTGTCGCTGTCGCGCGTGTTCCTTGGCAGCCTCGACGTGCGCGCCGCCGCGCGGCCCAGCATGCAGGCGATGGCCGAAGAGGTGGGCGCCTCGGTCTACCTGGCGATTCGCGACGGCATGGAGATGGTGCTGATCGAGGCCTGCCGGCCGCGCTCGTCGATGCTGTCGGCGCGGCTCGACGTGGGCTCGCGCGCGCCGCTCGCCAATTCGGCCCTGGGCCGCGCCTACCTTTCGGCGCTGCCCGAGGCGCAGCGCAACCAGCTGGTCGATTCGATGCGCCTGTTGCGCGGCCCCGAATGGGACAGCATTGCGCCCGGCATGACGCGCGCCATCGGCGAGGCCAGGCGGCTGGGCTACTGCCTTTCGCTCGGCGAATTCCACCGCGAGATCAATTCGGTGTCGGTGCCGCTCATCGGGCCGGACGGCGAAGTAATGGCGCTCAACGGCGGCGGCGCCGCGTTCGTGTTCACCGAGGAGCGCCTGCGCAACGAACTCGCGCCGCGCCTGCACGACATCGCGCTCACCATTGCGCGCGACATCGGCGGCCACGTGCCCACGCCCTTGCCGGGCTAG